A genome region from Hevea brasiliensis isolate MT/VB/25A 57/8 chromosome 9, ASM3005281v1, whole genome shotgun sequence includes the following:
- the LOC110636945 gene encoding tropinone reductase homolog At2g29260, chloroplastic isoform X2, which yields MRAIVEELVGLGARVHTCCRNEIELNNCLEEWHGLGFGISGSRCDVSVAAQREELMETVSSVFDGKLNILVNNVGTNIRKPMVEFTPKEFSTLMATNFESAFHLSQLAYPLLKSSGEGSVVFTSSVSGFVSLKSMSVHGATKGAINQLTKNLACEWAKDNIRSNAVAPWYIKTSMVEQILSNEAYLEEVYSRTPLRRLGDATEVSSVVAFLCLPASSYITGQIICVDGGMSVNGFFPSHG from the exons AT GCGTGCGATTGTGGAGGAATTGGTGGGCCTTGGAGCCAGAGTGCACACATGTTGTAGGAATGAGATTGAGCTTAACAATTGCTTGGAAGAATGGCATGGACTAGGTTTTGGGATTAGTGGCTCACGGTGTGATGTTTCAGTCGCAGCCCAAAGAGAAGAGCTTATGGAGACTGTGTCTTCTGTGTTTGATGGCAAGCTGAACATCCTT GTTAATAATGTTGGAACAAATATTCGAAAGCCAATGGTGGAGTTCACACCTAAAGAATTTTCTACTCTCATGGCAACCAATTTTGAGTCTGCTTTCCATCTAAGCCAACTTGCTTATCCACTCTTGAAATCTTCGGGTGAGGGAAGTGTTGTATTCACGTCCTCTGTCTCTGGTTTTGTCTCACTGAAATCTATGTCTGTTCATGGAGCAACTAAAG GAGCAATCAACCAACTAACAAAAAATTTGGCTTGTGAGTGGGCAAAAGACAACATAAGAAGTAATGCTGTTGCACCTTGGTACATCAAAACCTCTATGGTGGAACAA ATCCTCAGCAATGAGGCATATTTAGAAGAGGTATATTCTAGAACTCCTCTTCGGCGCCTTGGGGATGCAACAGAGGTTTCATCTGTGGTGGCATTCCTTTGTTTACCTGCATCATCTTACATCACTGGCCAGATTATTTGTGTTGATGGAGGAATGTCTGTGAATGGTTTCTTCCCAAGTCATGGTTAG
- the LOC110636963 gene encoding transcriptional regulator SUPERMAN: protein MEMEAAKYWKEEDSVSVWPPRSYFCNFCGREFGSAQALGGHMNVHRRDRARLKQYPADFQNDFLHHHQHQNPPKIDFVHNPKTGVFMSPAGVSTPMVMATGDISVINPGGRRKENVSSKRQRSDEIFTPKSSSMKKDHLQPEVKRLCKDATQDLDLELRLGCSLI, encoded by the coding sequence ATGGAAATGGAGGCAGCAAAATATTGGAAAGAAGAAGACTCTGTCTCTGTATGGCCTCCAAGATCTTATTTCTGCAATTTCTGTGGGAGAGAATTCGGGTCAGCTCAAGCTTTGGGTGGTCATATGAATGTTCATAGGAGGGATAGAGCAAGGCTAAAGCAGTATCCTGCAGATTTTCAAAACGattttcttcatcatcatcaacatCAAAATCCTCCTAAAATTGACTTCGTTCACAATCCTAAGACTGGGGTTTTCATGTCGCCAGCCGGAGTTTCAACTCCGATGGTGATGGCCACTGGAGATATTTCAGTGATCAATCCAGGTGGGAGGAGGAAGGAGAATGTTAGTAGTAAGAGGCAAAGAAGTGATGAAATATTCACTCCTAAATCAAGTTCCATGAAGAAAGATCATCTTCAACCAGAGGTCAAGAGACTTTGTAAAGATGCAACCCAAGACTTAGATCTTGAGCTTAGACTTGGGTGTTCCCTTATTTAG
- the LOC110636945 gene encoding tropinone reductase homolog At5g06060 isoform X1, giving the protein MSCTIAFTSPSLLHSSSSSSLSSELYTIFHLSCFFKPEISRRFHVSLSSTTLRKSTRRSLMTQNLSHSSTSTTAIDNRWTLHTKAALVTGGTRGIGRAIVEELVGLGARVHTCCRNEIELNNCLEEWHGLGFGISGSRCDVSVAAQREELMETVSSVFDGKLNILVNNVGTNIRKPMVEFTPKEFSTLMATNFESAFHLSQLAYPLLKSSGEGSVVFTSSVSGFVSLKSMSVHGATKGAINQLTKNLACEWAKDNIRSNAVAPWYIKTSMVEQILSNEAYLEEVYSRTPLRRLGDATEVSSVVAFLCLPASSYITGQIICVDGGMSVNGFFPSHG; this is encoded by the exons ATGTCTTGCACCATAGCTTTCACATCACCTTCACTCTtgcactcttcttcttcttcctccttgtCCTCTGAACTCTACACCATTTTCCACCTGAGTTGCTTTTTCAAGCCTGAGATTTCAAGACGCTTCCATGTAAGTCTCTCGAGCACAACTCTACGCAAATCTACTAGAAGATCCCTTATGACACAAAATTTATCACACAGTAGTACTAGCACTACCGCAATAGATAATAGATGGACCCTTCACACGAAAGCAGCTCTTGTTACTGGTGGTACTCGCGGAATCGG GCGTGCGATTGTGGAGGAATTGGTGGGCCTTGGAGCCAGAGTGCACACATGTTGTAGGAATGAGATTGAGCTTAACAATTGCTTGGAAGAATGGCATGGACTAGGTTTTGGGATTAGTGGCTCACGGTGTGATGTTTCAGTCGCAGCCCAAAGAGAAGAGCTTATGGAGACTGTGTCTTCTGTGTTTGATGGCAAGCTGAACATCCTT GTTAATAATGTTGGAACAAATATTCGAAAGCCAATGGTGGAGTTCACACCTAAAGAATTTTCTACTCTCATGGCAACCAATTTTGAGTCTGCTTTCCATCTAAGCCAACTTGCTTATCCACTCTTGAAATCTTCGGGTGAGGGAAGTGTTGTATTCACGTCCTCTGTCTCTGGTTTTGTCTCACTGAAATCTATGTCTGTTCATGGAGCAACTAAAG GAGCAATCAACCAACTAACAAAAAATTTGGCTTGTGAGTGGGCAAAAGACAACATAAGAAGTAATGCTGTTGCACCTTGGTACATCAAAACCTCTATGGTGGAACAA ATCCTCAGCAATGAGGCATATTTAGAAGAGGTATATTCTAGAACTCCTCTTCGGCGCCTTGGGGATGCAACAGAGGTTTCATCTGTGGTGGCATTCCTTTGTTTACCTGCATCATCTTACATCACTGGCCAGATTATTTGTGTTGATGGAGGAATGTCTGTGAATGGTTTCTTCCCAAGTCATGGTTAG
- the LOC110636961 gene encoding mitogen-activated protein kinase kinase kinase 20-like, producing the protein MKRKTLAEQVEGGEESLYNHGVSWWRGRLIGKGGFGSVYLANVKKPKSRNRIYPPVMAVKSAEVSVSSSLQKEKEVFNHLYGCPYILECYGEEITTNKDGEMVYNLLLEYASGGTLADLIKKSGGHGLPESDVKKYTRSVLQGIAYIHSLGYVHCDLKPANVLLVSTKSDEFVPKIGDFGLAKKIEKSKKRKLFSYLGGTTSYMAPETVVDHIQEPPSDIWALGCIVYEMFTGKSVWDVKPNMSTEQLLKKIGNRYELPKIPSEISKDGKDFLKGCLAKKPTFRFTAEMLLNHPFVSGLDNTKGSEFGEILEEGWMDPIVTLPDVENEFCASSYSEDWSFISEEGPSSSSVDEKSGVSQFQCP; encoded by the coding sequence ATGAAAAGAAAAACATTGGCTGAGCAAGTTGAAGGAGGAGAAGAGAGCTTGTATAATCATGGAGTGTCCTGGTGGAGAGGGCGTTTGATTGGAAAAGGAGGATTTGGCTCCGTTTATTTGGCGAATGTGAAGAAACCCAAATCAAGAAACAGAATATATCCCCCAGTTATGGCGGTGAAATCAGCGGAGGTCTCCGTTTCAAGTTCGCTTCAGAAGGAGAAAGAGGTCTTCAACCATCTTTATGGTTGTCCATATATTCTCGAGTGTTATGGCGAAGAAATTACAACCAACAAGGATGGCGAAATGGTTTACAATCTCTTGCTGGAATATGCTTCCGGAGGAACCCTGGCTGATCTTATAAAGAAATCCGGTGGTCATGGGTTGCCTGAGTCGGATGTGAAGAAATACACAAGGTCTGTTCTTCAAGGCATTGCTTATATTCATAGCCTTGGTTATGTGCATTGCGATTTGAAGCCTGCAAACGTGCTGCTTGTGTCCACCAAGAGTGATGAATTTGTGCCAAAGATAGGGGATTTTGGGTTGGCCAAGAAAATTGAAAAGAGCAAGAAGAGGAAGTTGTTCTCTTATTTGGGAGGGACTACTTCGTATATGGCACCAGAGACTGTGGTTGATCATATTCAGGAGCCTCCCTCTGATATTTGGGCTCTTGGGTGCATAGTTTATGAGATGTTCACTGGGAAGTCAGTTTGGGATGTGAAGCCTAATATGTCCACCGAACAACTTCTAAAAAAGATTGGCAATAGGTATGAATTGCCTAAAATTCCTTCTGAGATTTCGAAGGATGGGAAGGATTTCTTGAAAGGGTGTCTGGCGAAGAAACCTACATTTAGATTCACTGCTGAGATGCTATTAAATCATCCTTTTGTGTCAGGATTAGATAACACAAAAGGCAGCGAATTTGGGGAGATCTTGGAAGAAGGGTGGATGGACCCTATTGTCACATTGCCTGATGTTGAAAATGAATTTTGTGCTTCGAGCTATTCTGAAGACTGGAGCTTTATATCTGAAGAGGGTCCTTCCTCTTCTTCGGTAGATGAGAAGTCTGGTGTTTCGCAATTTCAGTGTCCTTGA
- the LOC110636946 gene encoding tropinone reductase homolog At5g06060 — MEELDSSRRGSRWSLQGMTALVTGGTKGIGHAIVEELAGLGAKVHTCSRNESHLNDCIHKWEAKGFEVTGTLCDVSSKANREDLMNKVSTLFNRKLNILINNVGTNIGKPTLKCTAEDFSYLMGTNFESAYHLCQLAHPLLKASGAGSIVFISSVSGVVSVNIGSIYGATKAAMNQLTKNLACEWAKDNIRTNCVAPWFIRTPFTEPDLNFEIFSKPIISRTPIGRVGEPEEVSSLVAFLCLPAASYITGQTICVDGGVTVNGLFFPGTENNTTTQVPNNT, encoded by the exons atggagGAGTTGGATAGCAGCAGAAGGGGTAGCAGGTGGTCTCTTCAAGGGATGACGGCTCTCGTTACTGGTGGAACCAAAGGAATAGG TCATGCTATTGTGGAGGAATTGGCAGGATTAGGGGCAAAAGTGCACACATGCTCACGCAATGAATCCCACCTGAATGATTGCATCCATAAATGGGAAGCTAAGGGTTTTGAAGTCACAGGTACATTATGTGACGTATCCTCTAAAGCCAATAGAGAGGACCTAATGAACAAAGTCTCCACTTTGTTCAATAGGAAGCTTAACATCCTT ATAAACAATGTGGGAACGAACATTGGAAAGCCCACTTTGAAGTGCACAGCAGAGGATTTCTCATATTTGATGGGCACCAATTTTGAGTCTGCTTACCACCTGTGCCAACTTGCACATCCGCTTCTTAAAGCTTCAGGGGCAGGAAGTATTGTTTTTATCTCTTCAGTTAGTGGAGTAGTATCAGTAAATATTGGCTCCATCTATGGAGCTACCAAAG CTGCAATGAACCAGCTCACTAAGAATTTGGCATGTGAATGGGCAAAAGACAATATAAGGACTAATTGTGTTGCACCTTGGTTCATCAGAACTCCCTTTACTGAACCT GATCtaaattttgaaatattttcCAAGCCTATCATCTCCCGAACTCCAATAGGACGGGTTGGAGAGCCAGAGGAGGTCTCGTCGTTAGTGGCATTTTTGTGTCTACCTGCAGCTTCTTATATAACAGGGCAGACAATTTGTGTTGATGGAGGAGTGACAGTGAATGGGTTGTTCTTCCCAGGAACAGAAAACAACACAACAACCCAAGTTCCAAACAATACTTGA